The following proteins come from a genomic window of Candidatus Brocadia sp.:
- the sugE gene encoding quaternary ammonium compound efflux SMR transporter SugE, protein MSWIILLIAGVFEVVWAVGLKYTHGFTRLLPSVVTAFAMIMSFVLLGIAARGLPIGTSYAVWTGIGTIGTVVAGIFLFHEPRDWGRICCILFILSGVAGLRILGR, encoded by the coding sequence ATGAGTTGGATTATTTTGCTTATAGCAGGTGTCTTTGAAGTTGTCTGGGCTGTTGGACTGAAATATACTCACGGCTTTACACGGCTATTGCCGTCAGTGGTGACTGCATTTGCCATGATAATGAGTTTTGTGCTCTTAGGCATCGCGGCACGTGGCCTTCCTATCGGTACTTCTTATGCGGTATGGACTGGTATCGGCACCATTGGAACAGTGGTAGCAGGTATATTCCTGTTTCATGAGCCTCGTGACTGGGGTCGTATTTGTTGCATTCTATTTATTCTCTCAGGTGTGGCTGGTCTCAGGATACTTGGCAGGTAA
- a CDS encoding outer membrane lipoprotein carrier protein LolA has translation MEDAVNRNKFILFTLFITGSIFFHGLAFSMAASVAKNLDDILSEIDKANNAFKTLKADVTFTRTITLLESTETSQGEMHYKKPKRLYLKFYPPRNEINVVDGKYVWVYHPAEKQVEKYEMNQSKQSSQGLSFFEFGYGESVESAKKDYTITLRETKEVGKKRFYILDLVPKEPKSQYSNIRLWVEDGFWLPGRIELYESEGEVVNVIELKNIKLNKSMSDKLFIFKVPRGVEVIEPFK, from the coding sequence ATGGAGGACGCAGTGAATAGAAACAAGTTCATTTTATTTACCCTCTTCATCACGGGTAGTATCTTTTTTCATGGGCTGGCCTTTTCGATGGCAGCTTCTGTAGCAAAAAACCTCGACGATATCCTCTCAGAGATAGATAAGGCCAATAATGCATTCAAGACCCTGAAGGCGGATGTAACGTTTACCCGCACCATCACCCTGCTTGAATCTACCGAAACATCACAGGGAGAGATGCATTACAAAAAACCCAAAAGGCTGTATCTGAAATTTTACCCACCCCGCAATGAGATAAATGTTGTGGACGGGAAATATGTATGGGTATATCACCCGGCAGAGAAGCAGGTAGAAAAATATGAAATGAATCAAAGCAAGCAGTCCTCGCAGGGGCTCAGTTTCTTTGAATTTGGTTACGGAGAATCTGTGGAATCTGCAAAAAAAGATTATACAATTACCCTGCGGGAAACAAAGGAAGTCGGTAAAAAACGGTTTTATATCCTGGATTTAGTACCCAAAGAACCAAAATCCCAATATTCCAATATCCGCCTGTGGGTAGAGGACGGATTCTGGCTGCCGGGCAGGATAGAACTGTACGAGAGCGAGGGCGAAGTGGTTAATGTCATCGAGCTGAAAAACATTAAGCTGAACAAGAGCATGTCCGACAAGCTGTTCATATTCAAAGTACCAAGAGGGGTCGAGGTTATCGAACCATTTAAATAA
- a CDS encoding HAD family hydrolase produces MLRGIIFDMDGTLTKPNVDFAALEREIGAKVGFIIDYAEKSSPEERQRALEILERYEAQAAMESELNEGVLEMLEFVSKKQLKKALLTRNSRKSVNTVLRKHNLHFEFIVSREDTKPKPAPDPIFLLSKRMDIHTDHLLMVGDYKYDIMCGKAAGTKTALLRYAEYVETEISPDFEINSIREVIHIIEHFEKMSTDLNGGRSE; encoded by the coding sequence ATGTTACGCGGAATAATATTCGATATGGACGGCACGCTCACGAAACCAAATGTTGACTTCGCAGCCCTTGAACGGGAAATCGGCGCAAAAGTGGGGTTTATCATCGATTATGCAGAAAAGTCAAGCCCTGAGGAGCGGCAAAGGGCGCTGGAAATCCTTGAACGTTATGAGGCACAGGCGGCAATGGAGTCCGAACTCAATGAAGGGGTACTGGAAATGCTTGAATTTGTCTCCAAAAAACAGTTAAAAAAGGCGCTTTTAACCCGTAATTCCCGCAAATCGGTGAATACGGTGCTTCGTAAACACAATTTGCATTTTGAATTTATCGTGAGCCGGGAAGATACCAAACCAAAACCAGCCCCTGATCCAATTTTTCTGCTAAGCAAAAGGATGGATATCCATACCGATCACTTGTTAATGGTGGGTGATTACAAGTATGATATCATGTGCGGTAAGGCAGCGGGAACCAAGACAGCCCTGCTGCGCTATGCAGAGTACGTAGAAACGGAAATATCTCCTGACTTTGAAATAAATAGTATCCGGGAAGTCATCCACATAATCGAGCATTTTGAAAAAATGAGCACAGATTTGAATGGAGGACGCAGTGAATAG